The sequence ATCTTTCAGGTACAGATGTCCCTGTTCGCTCAAAGTAAATGTCTGCGATGTACCGTCTTCCAGCGTTTGACGGGTATGAATCCGAACCCGGACGGGAATTTTCTCCACACCGTCACCCCCCTCCCTACTGTAGCAAAAATTAAAATGACCTGCACCAAAAATGCAGGTCTGCGGCTGAGAGGACTCCCGCTTCAGCGCAACACGGGGCCTGACTCGGCTGATTTTTTTGTACACGCGTACGAACACATGCGCTATAATTATCTGAAAAGTGTTCTGTACGGGGAGGTGAATCCATTCCCATGCTGCACCACAAAGCCTTTCGCTTTGGCATCTACCCTACACCGGAGCAAATCACCCTCCTTCGCAAGATGTTTGGATGCTGACGCAACGCCTAAGGAGGTGGGAATGTTCAAAATTCGAAGCAAGACGGGGGCCAAATAGGGAACAAAGACGATTCAAGTGGGGAAGGGGATATGGATGGCCAAAATTTTGATCGTGGACGATGCGGCATTCATGCGGATGATGTTGAAAAATATTCTCGCCCAGCACGGCCATGAGGTGATCGGGGAAGCGGTCACCGGCAAGGAAGCGGTCGAGAAGTACCAGTTGCTGCGGCCGGACCTCGTGACGATGGACATCACGATGCCCGATATGGACGGGATTGAGGCGGTCGAGAAGATCCGCCAGCTCGACCCGGACGCCAAGATCATCATGTGCTCGGCGGTGGGACAAGAAGTGTTGGTACGGAAAGCGATCTCCTTGGGCGCAAAAGATTTTGTCGTCAAGCCGTTTGAAGCGGACCGGGTGGTTTCCGCGATCAACCAACTGTTCGAGTAATTGGAACCCGCCGATCGGCGGGTTCTTTTCATATCTTGCCGCTGAAAAAAATCGCTGCGGCAATCGTCCCCACCATCAGCGCAAAAAAGATGCAAGCCA comes from Effusibacillus pohliae DSM 22757 and encodes:
- a CDS encoding helix-turn-helix domain-containing protein, whose amino-acid sequence is MLHHKAFRFGIYPTPEQITLLRKMFGC
- a CDS encoding response regulator, whose translation is MAKILIVDDAAFMRMMLKNILAQHGHEVIGEAVTGKEAVEKYQLLRPDLVTMDITMPDMDGIEAVEKIRQLDPDAKIIMCSAVGQEVLVRKAISLGAKDFVVKPFEADRVVSAINQLFE